From Butyricimonas paravirosa, one genomic window encodes:
- a CDS encoding SusC/RagA family TonB-linked outer membrane protein yields MQKKKCLCRDLIIKSICCVFLYALLPISSVLGQEQDYKKTRVTLNVKDMKLNDVLDTLASVAKVRFFYNHSQIDVNRKVSFDVKDRELDYVLMLALGDQPVSVEYQMNRVVVLKYQKPTQGVTIYKINGTVIDASTKEPLPGASIILKENKGMGVVTDFDGKFFIEVPQGTSALLISFVGYEEETITVTGDMKDLEIKLTAKTTEIEDVVVTGMAPRKVESFSGGYVSVKGSELKKISPNNLLKALQVFDPSFRIVENNNAGSNPNAMPEFRLRGDVQLGNGGVDANSMEMMMGDYSQRPNMPLFVLDGFETTLQRIVDLDPERVESITILKDAAATAIYGSKASNGVLVVETKKPLPGALNISYSMNMGISVPDLSDYNLMDAEEKLEYERMAGVFSTTSQLNYYNKYKEEILRGVDTYWLSEPLRTAVTHRHTLTMEGGDEALRYNLGINYSREPGVMKESGRNSMGLNLSLQYRRKKWNIQNQLSLTNVRGDNSPYGSFSQYTKLNPYYRKTDENGRYTSLLDQKKLPGEGGGTVNIVNPLYNLLWKYKDFTENFSVVDNFNIECAILENLRVSAGASITKGTSRMEVFKSMNHTDFLGETDLTRKGSYNKSTGDNVSWSVNASVSYNYTKDKHLLSVFGRWNVDENKSNSVNLSAMGFPNDNMDDFLFAYEMEDRVSGSESTSRTVGIIGQLSYMYDMRFSVDFSIRGDLSSQFGSNTGMAPFWAAGARWNVHREKWLQNTFISNLVLRGSYGITGSQSYSPYQAKETYTYDDLLFPYPSSDILGAQLKGMGNPDLGWSTTKNRSLAIEVGLWNSRVNASFSYYNNYTDELLLDYNMAPSTGFASKTMNVGAVENEGYDISLSVMPIQDYERQIQWSISMNGSHNRNVIKKISNEMKAMNQTNLEKKNGSPEAIYEEGKSTTQLFVVPSLGIDPATGQEVFLTRNGEKTYIWDPLDKVAIGDTEPKLRGSISSAFTYKNWSVSLACSYELGAWWYNQTLVDKIENSSAAYNLDRRALSHRWSENNRNARYKAITMTNQDTGMSSRFAQKRNELSFTSLAIGYRFDPKNFKFLQACRIASMSLNATMEELGRISSIRTERGLDYPFARTFNVSLSVLFN; encoded by the coding sequence ATGCAAAAAAAGAAGTGTCTATGTAGAGATTTAATCATTAAATCGATTTGTTGTGTTTTTTTATATGCTTTGCTGCCAATTTCGTCTGTTTTGGGGCAGGAACAGGATTATAAAAAAACGAGAGTAACGCTGAATGTGAAGGATATGAAATTGAACGACGTGCTTGATACGCTGGCATCAGTGGCTAAAGTACGATTCTTTTATAATCATTCGCAAATAGATGTTAATAGGAAAGTGTCCTTTGATGTGAAGGATCGAGAACTGGATTACGTGTTGATGCTTGCTTTGGGAGATCAACCGGTGTCCGTGGAGTACCAGATGAATCGTGTCGTGGTTTTGAAGTATCAAAAACCGACACAAGGAGTAACTATTTATAAAATTAACGGAACTGTTATTGATGCATCCACGAAAGAGCCTCTTCCCGGTGCGAGTATTATCCTGAAAGAGAATAAGGGGATGGGAGTGGTGACGGATTTTGACGGGAAATTTTTTATCGAGGTTCCTCAGGGAACATCTGCCTTGTTGATTTCATTCGTTGGCTACGAGGAAGAAACGATTACGGTGACCGGGGATATGAAAGATTTGGAGATCAAGTTGACGGCGAAAACCACGGAGATCGAAGACGTGGTGGTGACGGGTATGGCACCTCGTAAGGTGGAAAGTTTCTCGGGTGGTTATGTTTCCGTGAAAGGGAGCGAGTTGAAGAAGATAAGCCCGAATAATCTGTTGAAGGCTTTACAGGTTTTTGATCCGAGTTTTCGTATCGTGGAAAATAATAATGCTGGTTCGAATCCGAATGCCATGCCGGAATTCCGCTTGCGGGGTGACGTGCAGCTAGGAAACGGCGGGGTGGATGCTAATAGCATGGAGATGATGATGGGAGATTATTCTCAACGCCCGAATATGCCGCTTTTCGTGTTGGATGGATTTGAAACCACCTTACAACGGATTGTAGACTTGGACCCGGAACGTGTGGAATCCATTACTATTTTGAAGGATGCTGCTGCAACGGCAATTTACGGTTCGAAAGCCTCTAACGGGGTGCTTGTTGTGGAGACAAAGAAACCCCTTCCGGGAGCGTTGAATATTTCATATAGTATGAATATGGGTATTTCTGTTCCTGATTTGTCGGATTATAATTTGATGGATGCGGAAGAGAAGTTGGAATACGAACGGATGGCCGGGGTATTCAGCACGACGAGCCAGTTGAATTATTACAATAAATATAAAGAAGAAATTTTAAGAGGGGTTGACACGTACTGGTTGTCAGAGCCCTTGCGGACGGCCGTCACTCACCGCCACACGTTGACAATGGAAGGTGGAGATGAGGCGTTAAGATATAACTTGGGAATAAATTATTCAAGAGAACCGGGAGTGATGAAGGAATCCGGGCGTAACAGCATGGGTTTGAATCTATCTCTTCAATACCGTCGGAAAAAATGGAATATCCAGAATCAATTGAGCCTGACGAACGTGAGAGGGGATAATTCTCCTTACGGTTCTTTCAGTCAATACACGAAATTAAACCCGTATTACCGGAAAACGGACGAGAACGGACGTTATACCAGTCTTTTGGACCAGAAGAAGTTACCGGGCGAAGGGGGAGGAACGGTGAATATCGTGAACCCGTTGTATAATTTGTTGTGGAAATATAAGGATTTCACGGAGAATTTTAGTGTCGTGGATAACTTTAATATCGAGTGCGCGATTCTGGAAAATCTCCGGGTGTCAGCGGGAGCGTCCATCACGAAAGGTACTTCCCGGATGGAGGTTTTCAAATCCATGAATCATACGGATTTCTTGGGAGAGACGGATTTGACCAGAAAAGGGTCATACAACAAGAGTACAGGGGATAATGTTTCTTGGAGCGTGAATGCTTCTGTAAGTTATAACTACACGAAGGATAAGCATTTGTTAAGTGTGTTCGGACGTTGGAACGTGGATGAGAACAAGAGTAATAGTGTAAACTTGTCGGCTATGGGTTTCCCGAATGATAATATGGATGACTTTTTGTTTGCTTACGAGATGGAAGACCGGGTGAGCGGGTCGGAATCTACTTCCCGGACGGTCGGAATTATCGGACAGCTTAGTTATATGTATGATATGCGTTTCTCGGTAGACTTTAGTATTCGTGGGGATCTTTCCTCGCAATTCGGGTCGAACACGGGTATGGCTCCTTTCTGGGCAGCCGGGGCTCGTTGGAATGTACACCGGGAAAAATGGTTGCAAAATACTTTCATCTCAAACTTGGTGTTACGCGGATCATACGGTATCACGGGATCACAAAGTTATTCCCCTTATCAGGCGAAAGAGACTTACACGTATGATGATTTGTTGTTCCCCTATCCCTCTTCGGATATATTGGGAGCGCAGTTGAAAGGTATGGGTAACCCGGATTTGGGATGGTCCACGACGAAGAATCGTAGTTTGGCGATAGAAGTCGGACTATGGAATAGTCGGGTAAATGCATCCTTCTCGTATTACAATAATTACACGGATGAGTTGCTGTTGGATTATAATATGGCTCCTTCTACCGGATTTGCGAGCAAAACCATGAATGTGGGAGCTGTTGAAAACGAAGGATATGATATTTCGTTAAGCGTGATGCCTATTCAGGATTACGAAAGACAGATTCAATGGAGTATCTCAATGAACGGTTCGCATAATCGTAACGTGATCAAGAAGATTTCGAACGAGATGAAGGCTATGAACCAGACAAATTTGGAGAAAAAGAACGGGAGCCCGGAGGCTATTTACGAGGAAGGGAAATCTACCACCCAGTTGTTCGTGGTTCCTTCTTTGGGAATTGACCCGGCCACGGGGCAAGAAGTGTTCTTAACCCGCAACGGGGAGAAAACCTATATCTGGGATCCGCTGGATAAAGTGGCAATCGGTGACACGGAACCGAAATTGAGAGGTTCTATTTCTTCCGCGTTTACGTATAAGAATTGGAGTGTTTCTCTGGCTTGTTCGTACGAGTTGGGAGCATGGTGGTATAACCAGACACTGGTAGATAAAATAGAAAATTCAAGTGCTGCTTATAACTTGGATCGCCGGGCGTTATCACACCGTTGGAGCGAGAATAACCGGAATGCCCGTTATAAAGCGATAACGATGACGAACCAAGATACGGGAATGAGTAGTCGTTTCGCTCAGAAACGGAATGAATTGTCGTTTACGTCTTTGGCAATCGGTTATCGTTTTGACCCGAAGAATTTTAAATTCTTGCAAGCGTGCCGGATTGCCAGTATGTCGCTGAACGCCACGATGGAGGAATTAGGTCGAATTTCATCGATCAGAACGGAAAGGGGATTGGATTACCCGTTTGCCAGAACGTTCAACGTGTCGTTGTCGGTATTGTTTAATTAA
- a CDS encoding TlpA disulfide reductase family protein: MKRILVLGCLLMSFVGLFGQNETSKETKDCTIQGVLDGVYKGTKVYLVEEEEINGASKVIDSCDVKDNRYTFVIKNVTVPRMYFVKSGDPNSLSPITPVWVEPGNVKVRANSEFFVNCTVTGTANNEIFSAYNAEMKHFVDSMLRSANIDRLLNRNQSQAEQDRDFKARTAQHNNRSLRLQEELVRRYYDQAIAPFMIFWEMKANVTLDQLKELRAVVSPSLNGHPYTKQLDEYIRLAEFKVGSDMPDFELPDKDGKSFKLSSLRGKYVLVDFWASWCGPCMREMPNVVKLYNECKGKNFEIVGVSLDQKRDAWLNAVEKNKMKWIQVSDLKSWATLPVKLCNVSAVPYTVLIDPQGKVIALNLRGEELINKVKEVLNKK; encoded by the coding sequence ATGAAAAGAATTTTAGTATTAGGATGTTTGTTGATGTCATTTGTCGGGCTTTTCGGGCAAAATGAAACCTCAAAAGAGACGAAAGATTGTACGATTCAAGGAGTGCTAGATGGTGTTTATAAAGGAACGAAGGTTTATTTGGTGGAGGAAGAGGAGATTAATGGTGCGTCCAAGGTGATTGATAGTTGTGATGTCAAGGATAATCGTTATACGTTTGTTATAAAGAATGTGACTGTTCCACGGATGTATTTTGTGAAAAGTGGTGATCCGAACAGTTTGAGCCCGATCACTCCGGTTTGGGTAGAGCCGGGAAATGTGAAAGTTCGAGCTAATTCTGAGTTTTTTGTGAATTGTACAGTCACGGGAACGGCTAATAACGAGATTTTTAGTGCTTACAATGCAGAGATGAAACATTTTGTGGATAGTATGCTGCGTTCGGCTAATATCGATCGGTTGTTGAATAGAAATCAATCACAGGCGGAGCAAGATAGAGATTTTAAAGCTCGTACGGCTCAACATAATAACAGATCTTTGCGTTTGCAGGAAGAATTAGTTCGCAGGTATTATGATCAGGCAATAGCACCGTTTATGATTTTCTGGGAGATGAAAGCGAACGTTACTCTTGACCAGTTAAAAGAATTACGTGCAGTGGTTTCCCCGAGTCTGAACGGACATCCTTACACGAAACAATTGGATGAATATATTCGTTTAGCTGAATTTAAGGTAGGGAGCGATATGCCGGATTTCGAATTACCGGATAAGGATGGAAAATCGTTTAAATTGAGTAGTTTGAGAGGTAAGTACGTGTTAGTCGATTTTTGGGCTTCTTGGTGTGGTCCGTGTATGCGGGAAATGCCTAACGTGGTGAAACTGTACAACGAATGTAAAGGGAAGAATTTTGAGATCGTGGGTGTTTCTTTGGACCAGAAGCGTGATGCATGGTTGAATGCCGTGGAGAAGAACAAGATGAAGTGGATTCAAGTGAGTGACTTGAAGTCTTGGGCAACCCTTCCCGTGAAATTGTGTAATGTTTCGGCTGTACCTTATACCGTTTTGATCGATCCTCAAGGTAAAGTGATCGCCTTGAATTTGAGGGGGGAGGAGTTAATTAATAAGGTGAAGGAAGTTTTGAACAAGAAATAA
- a CDS encoding FecR family protein yields MNDKEMLFKISLLISKSLSGNITKEEQAELDSWREESEYNKKLFEQICSETVMREKLAQYKSANVQTAFDTFVKRREKLHSRQRWIGKLSRYAAIFIVPVLAVVFYYSQRENVEITEEPQSKSGVVTVQRNLPVLTLSNGKEMVLYNQELLLEEENGVRISVNEEGRMQYDRADSVGTEMVYNTLTTPSQCDFTFTLADGTKVWMNAKSSLRYPVAFQGKERVVYAEGEIYLEVARDEKHPFFVMLNGMKVEVLGTSFNVNSYADENYTEVTLVEGHVAAYVDDKSYDLLPSRQLRWDKENESVDVRTVNVNDYIAWKKGQYVFKGRSLEEVAKVLERWYDVEIIFENEKSKETVYTGVINKEENFDAFVLRLRETSSLSCRMESNRLYVK; encoded by the coding sequence ATGAACGATAAAGAAATGTTATTCAAAATATCCTTGTTGATTTCCAAGAGTTTATCTGGGAATATCACGAAAGAGGAACAAGCCGAATTAGATTCGTGGCGGGAAGAATCCGAATATAACAAGAAGTTGTTCGAGCAAATTTGTTCGGAGACGGTAATGCGTGAAAAACTTGCTCAATATAAGAGTGCGAACGTGCAGACTGCGTTTGATACCTTTGTTAAAAGGAGAGAGAAACTACATTCTCGTCAGCGCTGGATAGGAAAGTTATCCCGTTACGCGGCTATTTTTATCGTACCCGTGTTGGCCGTGGTGTTTTATTATAGCCAGAGAGAGAACGTTGAAATAACTGAAGAACCACAATCCAAGAGTGGGGTGGTTACGGTTCAGAGAAATTTGCCGGTGTTGACGCTTTCTAACGGGAAAGAAATGGTCTTGTATAATCAGGAGTTGTTGTTGGAAGAAGAGAACGGGGTGAGAATTTCAGTGAATGAAGAGGGGCGTATGCAATATGACCGGGCGGATTCCGTGGGAACGGAAATGGTGTATAACACTTTGACAACGCCTTCACAATGTGATTTTACGTTCACTTTGGCAGATGGAACAAAGGTGTGGATGAATGCTAAATCTTCTTTACGCTATCCGGTTGCTTTTCAGGGAAAAGAACGGGTGGTTTACGCGGAGGGAGAGATATATCTGGAAGTGGCCCGGGATGAGAAACATCCGTTTTTCGTGATGCTTAACGGGATGAAGGTGGAGGTGCTGGGAACTTCTTTTAACGTGAATTCCTACGCGGATGAGAATTACACGGAGGTGACACTGGTGGAAGGACACGTGGCGGCTTACGTGGACGACAAGAGCTACGATCTATTACCAAGCCGACAATTACGCTGGGATAAGGAGAATGAATCCGTGGATGTAAGAACCGTGAATGTTAATGATTATATCGCTTGGAAGAAAGGGCAATATGTATTTAAGGGGCGGTCTTTGGAAGAGGTTGCTAAAGTATTGGAGCGTTGGTACGACGTGGAGATCATCTTTGAGAATGAAAAAAGTAAGGAGACGGTTTACACCGGGGTAATTAATAAAGAGGAGAATTTTGATGCTTTTGTCTTACGATTGAGAGAGACGTCATCTCTATCGTGTCGGATGGAAAGTAATAGATTATATGTCAAGTAA
- a CDS encoding RNA polymerase sigma-70 factor, translated as MLDQDVLLDLLARKDNRAYQYLYQCYYVALKALANYYVKDNDVAEDLVQDVFISLLESDYKFKTENDIKYFLYSSLKNRCISHSRKQKVRDKYYRDVVSSQNEEEHFWDKVLEEDVYARLMAAIETLPPQCKLVMMMTLDGLKASEIAERLHISVDTVKDHKSNGKKKLTAQLKDAELLCLIGFLWL; from the coding sequence ATGTTAGATCAAGATGTTTTGTTGGATTTGTTGGCACGTAAGGATAACCGGGCTTATCAATATTTGTATCAATGCTACTACGTGGCATTGAAGGCTTTGGCAAATTATTACGTGAAGGATAATGACGTGGCGGAAGATCTGGTGCAGGATGTGTTTATTTCTTTGTTGGAAAGTGACTACAAGTTCAAGACGGAGAATGACATCAAGTATTTTTTATACAGTTCTCTGAAAAATAGATGTATTAGTCATTCCAGAAAACAGAAAGTCCGGGATAAATATTACCGGGATGTTGTGTCCTCGCAGAATGAAGAGGAACATTTTTGGGATAAGGTGTTGGAAGAGGATGTTTATGCCCGGTTGATGGCAGCTATCGAGACTCTACCGCCTCAGTGTAAATTAGTAATGATGATGACCCTAGATGGGTTGAAAGCGTCGGAGATTGCCGAACGTTTGCATATTTCCGTGGATACCGTGAAGGATCATAAAAGTAACGGGAAGAAAAAATTGACCGCCCAGTTGAAAGATGCAGAGTTGCTCTGTTTGATCGGGTTCCTTTGGTTGTAA
- a CDS encoding RagB/SusD family nutrient uptake outer membrane protein gives MKNLLLSAICIVSLFLSSCQNWIDVNPKTDIEAEEFFTSEDGFKSALTGLYSMMVLEKSYGRQMTFDFVEKLVQRYDNYAAGTVTDEERAAIYKYGETTSSKNAIAEIWLKLYNEIANINNFLQYLESNGDVIVTEGYRDLMKGEALGLRAFHYFDLLRLWGPIYTQDSTKACIPYREQFNSESAPLMAANEVMKRIVADLKAAEELLKNDPMNYENVADEPFIGYRKHRMNKYAVKAMLARVYLYMGNKTQAANYAREVINDSGLRLVRDNREDVSSYGETIFGLSMYNMEEKLAAYWKDATTFDTQYYISRTNISSVFETNSGIGLNDMRYRSNYGFIHTSANLFLCRKYLGASGMYGEKIPLIRLAEMYYILAESVALSECGQYINAVKNARGISRAYDVGTGVTEEQRLEELNKEYQKEFFAEGQYFYFLKRHNMKTFYRCPVENFSAYVLPVPDDEKTYGEAE, from the coding sequence ATGAAAAACTTATTATTATCAGCAATTTGCATCGTTTCGTTGTTCTTGTCTTCCTGTCAGAATTGGATTGATGTGAATCCGAAAACGGATATTGAGGCCGAAGAGTTCTTTACTTCAGAGGACGGGTTCAAGAGTGCGTTGACCGGATTGTATAGCATGATGGTGCTGGAAAAGTCATACGGAAGACAGATGACGTTTGATTTCGTGGAGAAATTGGTTCAACGATATGACAATTACGCGGCAGGAACCGTGACGGATGAGGAACGGGCTGCTATCTATAAATATGGTGAAACGACAAGTTCTAAAAATGCGATTGCCGAGATCTGGTTGAAGTTATATAACGAGATTGCGAATATCAATAATTTTCTGCAATACCTTGAGTCAAACGGGGATGTGATCGTGACGGAGGGGTATCGTGATCTGATGAAAGGGGAGGCTCTTGGCTTACGTGCATTCCATTATTTTGACCTGTTGCGTTTGTGGGGACCTATTTATACCCAGGATTCGACAAAAGCATGTATTCCTTACCGGGAGCAATTTAATTCGGAAAGCGCACCCTTGATGGCAGCTAACGAGGTGATGAAACGTATTGTTGCCGATTTGAAAGCTGCCGAGGAATTGTTGAAGAATGATCCGATGAATTATGAGAATGTTGCAGACGAGCCTTTCATCGGTTATCGCAAGCATCGTATGAACAAGTATGCCGTTAAGGCTATGTTGGCCCGCGTATATTTGTACATGGGAAATAAGACGCAGGCAGCGAATTATGCCCGGGAGGTAATTAATGATTCCGGGTTGCGGCTTGTACGTGATAACCGGGAAGACGTGTCTTCGTACGGGGAGACTATTTTCGGACTTTCCATGTATAATATGGAAGAAAAGTTAGCGGCTTATTGGAAAGATGCCACGACTTTCGACACGCAGTACTATATTTCTCGAACCAATATTTCATCCGTGTTTGAAACCAATTCGGGCATCGGGTTGAATGATATGCGTTATCGTTCGAATTATGGCTTTATTCATACTTCTGCCAATCTTTTTCTTTGTCGCAAATATTTAGGTGCCAGCGGAATGTATGGAGAGAAAATCCCGTTGATCCGTTTGGCTGAGATGTACTATATACTGGCAGAATCGGTTGCTTTGTCTGAATGTGGACAATATATTAACGCGGTGAAGAACGCCAGGGGTATTTCCAGGGCATACGACGTTGGCACGGGTGTGACTGAAGAACAACGTTTGGAGGAATTGAACAAGGAGTATCAAAAGGAATTTTTTGCAGAAGGGCAGTATTTCTACTTCTTGAAAAGACATAACATGAAAACCTTCTACCGTTGTCCCGTGGAGAATTTTTCAGCTTACGTGCTTCCGGTTCCGGATGACGAAAAAACGTATGGTGAGGCTGAGTAA
- the gcvP gene encoding aminomethyl-transferring glycine dehydrogenase, whose protein sequence is MATEKFLWRHIGPRPEDIENMLKVVGVSSLDELIEQTVPESIRLKKTLDLPAPLTEFEFISRMKAVASKNKLYRTFIGQGYYDTITPAVIQRNILENPAWYTSYTPYQAEVSQGRLEALLNFQTMVVELTGMEISNCSLLDEATAAAEAMTMMYGLRGKEMKKAGANKLFVDNQIFPQTKDVLITRSAPQGIELVYGDYDTFEFTPDVFGAIIQYPAANGEVRDYKAFADRVHANGALLSVVADMMSLVLLTPPGEWGADVVVGTTQRFGIPMSYGGPHAAYMATREEYKRNIVGRIIGVTIDAQGNHALRLALQTREQHIKREKASSNICTAKALNATMAGFYAAYHGREGLERIARHIHSAAVILAEEIQKLGYKLKVDKFFDTLRFELPEGVSQAAVRDAALEQEINLFYCNCGCGKVVGLSTDEKINEKEINTLIGIFAKAAGKTAEHVEFLDDRTVLDPTMLRDDEILQQSVFNIYHSETGMMRYMKNLERRDISLVTSMISLGSCTMKLNAAVEMLPITWPELGAIHPFAPMSQAEGYQQMIRETEEMLCKVTGFAGCSLMPNSGAAGEYSALMVIRQYHISRGEGHRNVILIPASAHGTNPASSTMAGFKILVTATDPEGNIDVEDFRKKAIENRDNLIGAMITYPSTHGIFEESIKELCKIVHENGGQVFMDGANMNGQCGLTSPGEIGADACHLNLHKTFAMPHGGGGPGVGPICVASHLVKFLPSHTMVKTGGEEGIHAVAAAPYGSVGMLPVTYGYLLMLGGEGLAMVTKMAILNANYLASSFEKLGFKILFKGSKGRVGHEMIWDCNMFNKEYGISELDIAKRLMDFGFHAPTLSFPVHGTLMVEPTESEPKEELDRFIEALKTIREEMIEVGEGKADKTDNVLKNAPHTHKVLTADEWSHAYPRSKAAYPLAWVAENKFWPQVGRVDDGYGDRNLMCTCDPLESYTDEK, encoded by the coding sequence ATGGCAACAGAGAAATTTTTGTGGAGACACATAGGGCCGCGTCCGGAGGATATTGAAAATATGCTCAAAGTGGTTGGTGTTAGTTCACTTGACGAGTTGATCGAGCAAACCGTGCCGGAGTCTATCCGTTTGAAAAAAACGTTGGATTTGCCGGCTCCTCTTACCGAGTTCGAGTTTATTTCTCGGATGAAGGCGGTAGCTTCAAAAAATAAATTATACAGAACCTTTATCGGTCAAGGATATTATGACACGATTACCCCTGCCGTGATCCAACGGAATATTTTGGAGAATCCGGCTTGGTACACGTCATATACTCCCTATCAGGCTGAAGTTTCACAAGGTCGTTTGGAGGCTTTACTGAATTTCCAGACGATGGTGGTGGAACTTACCGGGATGGAAATTTCTAACTGTTCGCTGCTTGACGAGGCGACGGCTGCTGCCGAGGCCATGACGATGATGTACGGCCTGCGCGGCAAAGAGATGAAAAAAGCGGGTGCCAACAAATTGTTTGTTGATAACCAGATTTTCCCGCAGACGAAGGACGTGTTAATCACCCGTTCTGCCCCGCAAGGAATCGAGTTGGTTTATGGTGATTACGACACGTTTGAATTTACCCCGGATGTATTCGGTGCTATTATCCAGTACCCGGCTGCTAACGGAGAGGTTCGTGATTACAAGGCTTTTGCTGATCGTGTACACGCGAACGGAGCATTGTTGTCGGTTGTGGCTGATATGATGAGCCTCGTGTTGCTGACTCCTCCGGGAGAATGGGGTGCTGACGTGGTTGTGGGAACAACGCAACGTTTCGGTATCCCGATGTCTTACGGTGGACCTCATGCTGCTTACATGGCAACGAGAGAGGAATACAAACGTAACATCGTGGGACGTATTATCGGTGTGACGATTGATGCACAGGGAAATCATGCATTGCGTTTGGCTTTGCAGACCCGTGAACAACATATCAAACGGGAGAAAGCTTCTTCCAATATCTGTACTGCCAAGGCTTTGAATGCCACGATGGCCGGATTCTATGCCGCTTATCACGGTCGGGAAGGATTGGAAAGAATTGCCCGTCACATTCATTCTGCGGCCGTGATTCTGGCCGAGGAAATCCAGAAATTAGGCTACAAGCTGAAAGTGGATAAATTCTTTGACACGTTGCGTTTCGAGTTGCCGGAGGGTGTTTCTCAGGCTGCCGTTCGTGACGCTGCCTTGGAGCAGGAAATCAACTTGTTCTATTGCAACTGCGGTTGTGGTAAAGTAGTTGGTTTGTCAACTGACGAGAAGATCAACGAGAAAGAAATCAACACGTTAATCGGTATTTTCGCTAAGGCTGCCGGAAAGACTGCCGAGCATGTCGAATTCCTTGACGATCGCACGGTGCTTGACCCGACGATGTTGCGTGACGACGAGATTCTGCAACAATCCGTGTTTAACATCTATCACTCCGAGACCGGAATGATGCGTTACATGAAGAATCTGGAAAGAAGAGATATTTCTTTGGTTACTTCCATGATTTCTTTGGGATCTTGTACGATGAAATTGAATGCTGCTGTTGAGATGTTGCCGATCACGTGGCCGGAACTGGGTGCTATCCACCCGTTTGCCCCGATGTCTCAAGCAGAAGGTTACCAACAAATGATCCGGGAAACCGAAGAAATGTTGTGCAAGGTGACCGGATTTGCCGGATGCAGTTTGATGCCGAATTCCGGTGCCGCCGGAGAGTATTCCGCTTTGATGGTGATCCGTCAATATCATATCTCTCGTGGAGAGGGGCATCGTAACGTGATCCTGATCCCGGCTTCTGCTCATGGTACGAACCCGGCTTCCAGTACAATGGCAGGTTTCAAGATTCTTGTTACCGCTACTGACCCGGAAGGAAATATCGACGTGGAAGACTTCCGTAAGAAAGCTATCGAAAACCGGGATAATTTGATCGGAGCGATGATCACCTACCCGTCAACTCACGGTATTTTCGAGGAATCAATCAAGGAATTGTGCAAGATCGTTCACGAGAACGGCGGACAAGTATTCATGGATGGAGCCAACATGAACGGGCAGTGTGGTTTGACCAGCCCGGGAGAGATCGGTGCTGACGCTTGTCACTTGAATTTGCACAAGACGTTTGCTATGCCTCACGGTGGTGGTGGTCCCGGTGTCGGCCCGATCTGCGTGGCGTCTCACTTGGTGAAATTCTTACCGTCACACACGATGGTGAAGACCGGAGGCGAGGAAGGTATTCACGCCGTGGCTGCCGCTCCTTACGGTTCTGTTGGAATGTTACCTGTAACTTACGGTTACTTGTTAATGTTAGGTGGCGAAGGTTTGGCTATGGTGACCAAGATGGCGATTTTGAACGCGAACTATCTGGCTTCATCTTTCGAGAAATTAGGATTCAAGATTCTGTTCAAGGGATCGAAAGGTCGTGTAGGTCACGAGATGATCTGGGATTGCAACATGTTCAATAAAGAATACGGAATTTCTGAGTTGGATATTGCCAAACGTTTGATGGACTTCGGTTTCCACGCTCCTACCTTGTCATTCCCCGTTCACGGGACCTTGATGGTTGAGCCGACGGAGAGCGAGCCGAAAGAAGAGTTGGATCGTTTCATCGAGGCGTTGAAGACTATCCGCGAGGAAATGATCGAGGTGGGTGAAGGTAAAGCCGACAAGACGGACAACGTTTTGAAGAATGCACCTCACACGCATAAAGTGTTGACGGCTGACGAGTGGTCTCACGCTTACCCGCGTAGCAAGGCGGCTTACCCGCTTGCATGGGTGGCTGAGAACAAATTCTGGCCGCAAGTAGGTCGTGTGGATGATGGTTATGGTGATCGTAACCTGATGTGTACCTGCGATCCGCTTGAGTCATACACGGACGAGAAATAA